A window from Drosophila kikkawai strain 14028-0561.14 chromosome 2L, DkikHiC1v2, whole genome shotgun sequence encodes these proteins:
- the Osi21 gene encoding uncharacterized protein Osi21 has translation MKRLEWLLLLALVASVSTAVAPRRRRHSTVEPPSSSLSEWGWDLGPEMALVRRVYDDCQDKNDFIGCLKQKALHALTRALDQDSIKIVDGLVLEKQNQTEPDSILSSLTDARQFGGLPPIDRALLSKADKLIRTHTLKIDMDFGAGGEEVVGRGHEHSHKKKKKHKEGGHIKYVVAALLTAMGIAGPLGLKALATIAGKALVISKVALTIAGIIALKKLFSTDGGEEHSFQVHAGDSNRRNTYVIRPVSKTTAGAAGVGTVGVTAAGGSTSVDPYRYYYEYHQQ, from the exons ATGAAGCGTCTCgagtggctgctgctcctggcgTTGGTTGCCTCCGTCTCTACGGCGGTGGCTCCGCGAAGGCGACGCCACAGTACAGTGGAACCGCCCTCCTCCAGTCTCAGTGAATGGGGATGGGATCTGGGCCCGGAGATGGCGCTCGTGAGAAGGGTCTACGATGACTGCCAGGACAAGAACGACTTTATTGGTTGCCTCAAACAGAAGGCGCTTCACGCACTCACTCGCGCCTTGGATCAGGACTCAATTAAGATCGTGGACGGCCTGGTGCTGGAGAAGcaaaaccaaaccgaaccgGACAGTATCCTGTCCTCTCTGACGGATGCTCGGCAGTTTGGTGGTCTGCCACCTATCGACCGAGCCCTTCTCTCTAAGGCGGATAAACTCATACGAACGCACACACTGAAGATCGACATGGACTTTGGCGCCGGCGGCGAAGAGGTTGTGGGGCGTGGCCACGAGcacagccacaaaaaaaagaagaagcacAAGGAAGGAGGCCACATCAAGTACGTGGTGGCTGCCCTGCTTACCGCCATGGGAATCGCCGGTCCCTTGGGCCTAAAGGCTCTGGCGACGATTGCCGGCAAGGCGCTGGTCATCAGCAAAGTTGCCCTGACCATTGCCGGGATCATAGCGCTAAAGAAGCTCTTTTCGACCGATGGCGGCGAAGAGCACAGCTTCCAGGTGCACGCCGGAGATAGCAACAG GCGCAACACCTATGTGATCCGGCCGGTCTCCAAGACGACCGCTGGGGCAGCTGGAGTCGGTACCGTGGGTGTAACGGCCGCCGGTGGCAGCACTTCGGTGGATCCATATCGCTACTACTACGAGTACCACCAGCAGTAA